Genomic segment of Peribacillus frigoritolerans:
GGTGAAAGTTCCTCCATTCTCTTTTCAACCTGTTTAAAGATATGTGGATGTTCACTGATGATTCGCTGCAGCAGGAAGGTCCCATAAGCAATATGACGTGATTCATCCTTCTTCAAAAGACCCACGCCTTTTAATAAACCAGGCATCATTTTATTAGCTTCGAGAGTCTGATAAAACCCGAAATATCCAGTTTCTGCAAGAACACCCTCGGTAAACATATTATAAACAGTGGCTGCTTCTGCCAAAGCTTCAGGGGATTGGTCGGATAAAAGTTTCTCCATCGCTTCAGGCAATATTTCATAAAAAATCGATTTATAAGTGTCTGAGTGATAAACCGTCAAATCACCCGTTTCACCAATCTGATCTAATGTATAACGAAAGAACTCCATATGCTTCGCTTCCTCGAACAGAAATGTCGTTAAATACATTTCTTCTTCGATCCTGCCTTCTTTGGCTATCGTCATAATGAGGGGCAGCAAATCCAAGGTCACCGCTTCTTCTCCGCCCTGAAAAAGGGATATGATCCTTAATAACACTTGCCTTTCAATATCAGTAAA
This window contains:
- a CDS encoding R2-like ligand-binding oxidase, producing the protein MKRKTLTTTSRSFREDTLPFKLYQKAKKFGIWNPRDIDFSQDKEDWKSFTDIERQVLLRIISLFQGGEEAVTLDLLPLIMTIAKEGRIEEEMYLTTFLFEEAKHMEFFRYTLDQIGETGDLTVYHSDTYKSIFYEILPEAMEKLLSDQSPEALAEAATVYNMFTEGVLAETGYFGFYQTLEANKMMPGLLKGVGLLKKDESRHIAYGTFLLQRIISEHPHIFKQVEKRMEELSPLAIALNTEGYDRLGNPFGNDQQAILNFTMKQLTVRMEILARAKGKGIEEIYQSNEKEYGVL